One genomic region from Candidatus Methylomirabilota bacterium encodes:
- the larB gene encoding nickel pincer cofactor biosynthesis protein LarB: protein SAGRLSVEAALARLRGLPYEDLGFAKVDQHRALRGGAPEAIFCQGKSAEQIVAIGRRLAEHHFNVLATRADPGIAAAVAAAGLPHVYHVEARLLVIRPVPTEGLGLIAVVAAGTSDLPVAEEGALVAEALGDHVERIYDCGVAGLHRLLAHYDTLAGANVIVAVAGMEGALPSVIGGLVDRPVIAVPTSVGYGASFGGIAALLAMLNSCAPGVSVVNIDNGYGAAHQASLINHLVAKR, encoded by the coding sequence AGCGCGGGACGCCTCAGCGTCGAGGCGGCCCTGGCCCGGCTGCGGGGCCTGCCCTACGAGGACCTCGGCTTCGCCAAGGTGGACCAGCACCGCGCCCTGCGTGGCGGGGCGCCCGAGGCCATCTTCTGCCAGGGCAAGAGCGCCGAGCAGATCGTCGCCATCGGCCGGCGTCTGGCCGAACACCACTTCAACGTGCTGGCCACGCGCGCGGACCCCGGCATCGCCGCCGCCGTCGCCGCCGCCGGGCTCCCGCACGTGTACCACGTCGAGGCGCGGCTGCTCGTCATCCGGCCGGTCCCCACCGAGGGGCTCGGATTGATCGCCGTCGTCGCGGCGGGGACCTCGGATCTGCCGGTGGCCGAGGAGGGCGCCCTCGTGGCCGAAGCGCTCGGCGATCACGTGGAGCGCATCTACGACTGCGGCGTCGCGGGCCTGCACCGGCTCCTAGCCCACTACGACACGCTCGCCGGGGCCAACGTTATCGTCGCCGTTGCCGGGATGGAGGGGGCGCTGCCCAGCGTCATCGGCGGGCTCGTCGACCGGCCGGTGATCGCGGTGCCGACGAGCGTCGGCTACGGCGCCTCCTTTGGCGGGATCGCGGCCTTGCTGGCGATGCTGAACTCCTGCGCCCCCGGCGTGTCCGTCGTCAACATCGACAACGGCTACGGCGCCGCTCACCAGGCCAGCCTGATCAACCACCTCGTCGCCAAGCGCTGA
- the pqqE gene encoding pyrroloquinoline quinone biosynthesis protein PqqE — MSGAYRPYTLVAELTYRCPLRCVYCSNPLDYARHGEVLDTATWLRVLREAEDLGVVQLNLTGGEPLIRGDLETLIEGARSLDLYTNLITSGIPLTLERLGRFRALGLDNVQLSIQDVEAGASDRIAGHRSFARKLEVARWVKDLGFPLTLNVVLHRHNLDRLAEIIAMAESLAADRLELANTQYLGWALLNRGALLPTREQIQRARAVAAAARDRLRGTMEILFVTPDYYARFPKACMDGWGRRFLVISPDGLVLPCHAAHTLPDVTFENVRDRALADIWQDSPGFNAFRGEEWMPEPCRSCDRRTLDFGGCRCQAFHLTGAAGVTDPACSLSPHHAIVEAAREEADDVAARPVAFQYRQPQAPAAAG, encoded by the coding sequence GTGAGCGGCGCCTACCGACCGTACACGCTGGTGGCCGAGTTGACGTACCGCTGCCCTCTCCGCTGCGTGTACTGCTCCAACCCGCTCGATTACGCCCGCCACGGCGAGGTGCTCGACACCGCCACCTGGCTCCGGGTCCTTCGCGAGGCCGAAGACCTGGGAGTGGTCCAGCTCAACCTGACCGGCGGCGAGCCGCTGATCCGGGGCGACCTGGAGACGCTGATCGAAGGGGCGCGATCCCTCGACCTCTACACCAACCTGATCACCAGCGGAATTCCGCTGACCCTCGAGCGGCTTGGCCGGTTCCGCGCGCTCGGCCTCGACAACGTCCAGCTCTCGATCCAGGACGTCGAGGCCGGGGCGTCCGACCGCATCGCCGGGCACCGGTCGTTCGCCCGGAAGCTCGAGGTGGCCCGCTGGGTGAAGGACCTCGGCTTTCCGCTGACGCTCAACGTCGTCCTCCATCGCCACAACCTCGATCGCCTGGCCGAGATCATCGCCATGGCGGAGTCGCTGGCCGCCGACCGGCTCGAGCTCGCCAACACCCAGTACCTCGGTTGGGCGCTGCTCAACCGTGGGGCACTCCTGCCGACGCGGGAGCAGATCCAGCGCGCGCGGGCGGTGGCGGCCGCCGCCCGGGACCGGCTTCGCGGGACGATGGAAATCCTCTTCGTCACGCCTGACTACTACGCGCGCTTCCCAAAGGCCTGCATGGACGGCTGGGGCCGGCGCTTCCTGGTGATCAGCCCCGACGGGCTGGTGTTGCCCTGCCACGCCGCGCACACGCTGCCCGACGTCACGTTCGAGAACGTGCGGGACCGCGCCCTCGCCGACATCTGGCAGGACTCACCGGGGTTCAACGCCTTCCGGGGCGAGGAGTGGATGCCGGAGCCGTGCCGGAGCTGCGACCGGCGGACCCTGGACTTCGGCGGCTGCCGCTGTCAGGCGTTCCACCTGACCGGCGCCGCCGGCGTGACCGATCCCGCCTGCTCGCTCTCGCCGCATCACGCGATCGTGGAGGCCGCGCGCGAGGAAGCGGACGATGTCGCGGCCAGACCGGTGGCCTTCCAGTATCGACAGCCGCAGGCCCCGGCCGCGGCCGGATGA
- a CDS encoding permease: MRKRRLDATLLVLLGLTALAVGAAFLQDPALPLRGFAAAGRLFKGVWAELLLGFLLAGLLEVLVPQPVLSRWLGSEHLARGIVLGWFAGLVMPGGPYLFFPVAANLFRSGAAPGPLIALLTAKTLVSPIRTLTYEAPLLGWPLTLARFIPGVLLPPVMGLVGQWLFVVLKGR; this comes from the coding sequence ATGAGGAAGCGCCGGCTGGACGCCACGCTGCTCGTGCTGCTCGGCCTGACGGCGCTCGCCGTCGGCGCCGCCTTCCTGCAGGACCCGGCGCTACCGCTCCGCGGCTTCGCCGCCGCCGGCCGCCTGTTCAAGGGAGTGTGGGCCGAGCTGCTCCTCGGGTTCCTGCTCGCTGGCCTGCTGGAGGTGCTCGTGCCGCAGCCGGTCCTGTCACGCTGGCTGGGCAGCGAGCACCTAGCGCGCGGCATCGTGCTGGGTTGGTTCGCCGGGCTCGTGATGCCCGGTGGGCCGTATCTGTTTTTTCCGGTGGCGGCGAACCTCTTCCGGAGCGGCGCCGCTCCCGGGCCGCTGATCGCTCTCCTGACGGCGAAAACTCTGGTGAGTCCGATCCGAACGCTGACCTATGAGGCGCCGCTCCTGGGCTGGCCGCTGACCCTCGCGCGGTTCATCCCGGGCGTGCTGCTCCCGCCGGTCATGGGCCTCGTCGGGCAGTGGCTCTTCGTCGTCCTCAAGGGGCGCTGA
- a CDS encoding TQO small subunit DoxD, which yields MRIVVGAWFLKAVSTKLAIAWVDGVLPYPAVSARFLGFHPKRVGEFAAGNPVLWYKDFLEGSVVPNAKFFATLQAYGEVAVGLGLVVGFLTGLAALVGLFMALNFGLATQWMSFGQQGFHLLLVTSMLIFLCARAGRRWGVDGWLLAHASAGQRRWLRLVM from the coding sequence TTGCGGATCGTGGTCGGCGCATGGTTCCTCAAGGCGGTCTCCACGAAGCTCGCGATCGCCTGGGTCGATGGCGTCCTCCCGTACCCGGCGGTGTCGGCCCGATTTCTCGGCTTCCACCCCAAGCGGGTGGGCGAGTTTGCCGCCGGTAACCCGGTCCTCTGGTACAAGGACTTCCTCGAGGGCAGCGTCGTTCCCAACGCGAAGTTCTTCGCCACGCTCCAGGCCTACGGTGAGGTCGCCGTCGGCCTGGGGCTCGTCGTCGGCTTTCTCACCGGGCTGGCCGCGCTCGTCGGCCTCTTCATGGCCCTGAACTTCGGTCTGGCCACCCAGTGGATGAGCTTCGGGCAGCAGGGGTTTCATCTCCTGCTGGTGACGTCGATGCTGATCTTCCTCTGCGCCCGCGCGGGGCGTCGCTGGGGCGTGGACGGTTGGCTGCTCGCCCACGCGTCAGCGGGTCAGCGCCGCTGGCTCAGGCTGGTGATGTGA
- the pqqB gene encoding pyrroloquinoline quinone biosynthesis protein PqqB, with product MHIRVLGSAAGGGAPQWNCGCQNCRGMREGAVRATARTQECVAVSADGQAWFLLNASPEIRAQIESFPPLHPRAPRHSPAAGIVLTSGDLDHCLGLLSLRESYPLTVYATDRVRRGFTEGNVLYRTLLRFPGQVTWRVLKPGHEEEITADGRPTGLVLSAIAVPGKLPIHLEGLLPADPEDNVALRIRESRTGRTLVYAPAVGAVTPAVRAVLEGADCLFFDGTFWSNDELPAQGLGTQRAEDMAHVPVGGPKGSMAVLGPVPGARRWIYIHVNNTNPLLREDSPERQAVDRQGWEVAYDGMEVVL from the coding sequence GTGCATATCCGGGTCCTGGGTTCGGCCGCTGGAGGCGGGGCGCCGCAGTGGAACTGCGGCTGCCAGAACTGTCGCGGCATGCGCGAGGGCGCGGTCCGCGCCACGGCGCGAACCCAGGAGTGTGTTGCCGTCAGCGCCGACGGCCAGGCATGGTTCCTGCTGAACGCCTCGCCGGAGATCCGCGCCCAGATCGAGAGCTTCCCGCCGCTCCACCCGCGGGCCCCGCGGCACTCCCCGGCGGCGGGTATTGTCCTCACCAGCGGCGATCTTGACCACTGCCTCGGGCTGCTCTCCCTTCGCGAGTCGTACCCGCTCACCGTGTACGCCACGGACCGCGTGCGGCGGGGCTTCACCGAGGGCAACGTCCTCTACCGGACGCTCCTGCGGTTTCCCGGGCAGGTGACGTGGCGGGTGCTCAAGCCTGGCCACGAGGAGGAGATAACCGCCGATGGCCGGCCGACCGGCCTCGTGCTCTCGGCCATCGCCGTTCCCGGCAAGCTGCCGATCCACCTCGAGGGGCTTCTGCCGGCCGATCCCGAGGACAACGTCGCCCTGCGAATCCGTGAGTCGAGGACCGGGCGGACGCTGGTCTACGCCCCGGCCGTCGGCGCGGTGACGCCCGCGGTGCGGGCGGTGCTCGAAGGGGCCGACTGCCTGTTCTTCGATGGCACCTTCTGGTCCAACGACGAGCTGCCGGCGCAGGGGCTCGGCACGCAGCGGGCCGAGGACATGGCCCATGTTCCCGTGGGCGGGCCGAAGGGGAGCATGGCGGTGCTGGGACCGGTGCCGGGCGCTCGACGGTGGATCTACATCCACGTCAACAACACCAACCCCCTGCTCCGCGAGGACTCGCCGGAGCGGCAGGCGGTCGATCGGCAGGGCTGGGAGGTGGCCTACGACGGCATGGAGGTGGTCCTGTGA
- the pqqC gene encoding pyrroloquinoline-quinone synthase PqqC, whose product MIEAQPHASLPPDAFVEWLRREGETRYHDHHRYHLMMHEGKLTQRQLQQWVLNRYYYQTRVPIKDAIILSKSEDPAFRRMWIRRIHDHDGNGDEPGGLDLWLRLAEGVGLDREEVASCRSVLPGVKFASDAYVDLVRDRSLVEAVASSLTEFFAPDLMTRRLAAWERHYPWISREMLEYFRSRVPRARRDSLEAMDFVTRHATSYELQTRCVAALIRKTEILWHLLDCLYAAYIEPGWGPAGGRA is encoded by the coding sequence GTGATCGAGGCGCAACCGCACGCGTCGCTGCCCCCTGATGCCTTCGTGGAATGGCTTCGGCGTGAGGGGGAGACGCGCTATCACGACCATCACCGCTACCACCTGATGATGCACGAGGGGAAGCTTACCCAGCGCCAGCTTCAACAGTGGGTCCTGAACCGCTACTACTACCAGACGCGGGTCCCCATCAAGGACGCGATCATCCTCTCGAAGTCCGAGGATCCGGCCTTCCGTCGGATGTGGATCCGGCGGATCCACGACCACGACGGCAACGGCGACGAGCCGGGGGGGCTCGACCTCTGGCTCCGCCTGGCCGAAGGCGTGGGGCTCGACCGCGAGGAGGTGGCGAGCTGCCGCTCGGTGTTGCCCGGCGTCAAGTTCGCGAGCGACGCCTACGTCGACCTCGTGCGCGACCGCAGTCTGGTCGAAGCGGTGGCGTCGTCGCTGACCGAATTCTTCGCGCCCGACCTGATGACGCGGCGGCTGGCGGCGTGGGAGCGCCACTATCCCTGGATCAGCCGCGAGATGCTTGAGTATTTCCGGTCCCGGGTGCCGCGGGCCCGGCGCGACTCCCTGGAGGCGATGGATTTCGTTACCCGCCATGCGACCAGCTACGAGCTGCAGACCCGCTGCGTGGCCGCGCTCATCCGGAAGACAGAGATCCTCTGGCACCTGCTCGACTGCCTCTACGCGGCGTACATCGAGCCCGGCTGGGGACCGGCCGGCGGACGCGCATGA
- the pqqA gene encoding pyrroloquinoline quinone precursor peptide PqqA, whose product MTWETPAFVEIKMDAEINSYQDDFDRDDSEPF is encoded by the coding sequence ATGACCTGGGAGACGCCCGCCTTCGTCGAGATCAAGATGGACGCCGAGATCAACTCGTATCAAGACGATTTCGATCGGGACGACTCGGAACCCTTTTAG
- a CDS encoding PQQ-dependent sugar dehydrogenase: MVALVAAWGVGLLLTAAAVAAEPALVAPAGFRVRVFASGLGAPRAMTVDPVGTLLVSVPAEGRVLALPDRGGRGRADEAITVLAGLERPHGLAFRDGDLYVAETGRVVRFRYDAGTVTARDPVVIVPDLPAGAHHWTRSIAFGPDGRMYVAVGSSCDICREQDPRRAAIVRYERDGSAPRLFATGLRNPVGLAFHPGTGALWTTVNERDWQAGGAPADYVTEVTAGAWYGWPDCFAARGLAAPDPELPGRRDCRAMALPTVEIPPHSAPLGFAFYTGGQYPRAFHGSLLVAYHGSRAGLPRAGYRVVRITLSPGQPPRVEDFITGWAEAGQITGRPVDLVVGADGALYVSDDHGGRIFRVSFRP, from the coding sequence ATGGTGGCGCTCGTGGCGGCGTGGGGCGTCGGCCTGCTGCTCACCGCGGCCGCGGTGGCCGCGGAGCCGGCGCTGGTCGCGCCGGCCGGATTCCGCGTCCGCGTCTTCGCCTCGGGCCTGGGCGCGCCGCGGGCGATGACCGTCGATCCGGTGGGCACGCTCCTGGTCTCCGTGCCCGCCGAGGGGCGCGTGCTCGCGCTGCCCGACCGGGGGGGCCGCGGCCGGGCCGACGAGGCGATCACGGTGCTGGCGGGGCTGGAGCGTCCCCACGGGCTCGCCTTCCGCGACGGCGATCTGTACGTGGCCGAGACCGGGCGCGTCGTCCGCTTCCGCTATGACGCGGGCACCGTGACGGCGCGCGACCCCGTGGTCATCGTCCCCGACCTCCCGGCGGGCGCCCACCACTGGACGCGCTCGATCGCGTTCGGGCCCGACGGCAGAATGTACGTCGCCGTCGGCTCGTCCTGTGACATCTGCCGCGAGCAGGATCCCCGGCGCGCCGCTATCGTCCGCTACGAGCGCGATGGCTCCGCCCCGCGGCTGTTCGCCACCGGTCTCCGCAACCCCGTGGGTCTCGCGTTTCATCCCGGTACCGGCGCGCTCTGGACGACCGTCAACGAGCGGGACTGGCAGGCCGGTGGAGCGCCCGCGGACTACGTGACCGAGGTCACCGCGGGAGCCTGGTACGGCTGGCCCGACTGCTTCGCCGCGCGCGGGCTCGCTGCGCCCGATCCCGAGCTGCCCGGGCGCCGCGACTGCCGGGCGATGGCGCTGCCGACCGTGGAGATTCCGCCGCACTCCGCGCCGCTCGGCTTCGCGTTCTACACCGGGGGGCAGTACCCGCGCGCCTTTCACGGCAGCCTTCTGGTCGCGTATCACGGCTCGCGGGCCGGTCTTCCGCGCGCGGGCTACAGGGTCGTCCGAATCACGCTGTCGCCGGGCCAGCCCCCACGGGTCGAGGATTTCATCACCGGCTGGGCCGAGGCCGGCCAGATCACCGGGCGACCCGTGGATCTCGTGGTGGGCGCGGATGGGGCGCTCTACGTCTCGGACGACCACGGCGGCCGCATCTTCCGCGTCAGTTTCCGACCGTGA
- the pqqD gene encoding pyrroloquinoline quinone biosynthesis peptide chaperone PqqD — MIAPTSRPRLAPKVRVRFDRRGQQYLLLYPEKGLALNPTAAAVVSLCTGEHTVEAIVEQLAAKCLAEPRERVERDILAFLQAMTDRGLVKDGS; from the coding sequence ATGATCGCACCCACGAGCCGGCCGCGGCTGGCCCCCAAGGTCCGGGTCCGCTTCGACCGCCGCGGCCAGCAATACCTGCTGCTCTATCCCGAGAAGGGGCTGGCCCTGAATCCGACGGCGGCGGCGGTCGTGTCCCTGTGTACCGGCGAGCACACCGTCGAAGCGATCGTGGAGCAGCTCGCCGCCAAGTGCCTCGCCGAGCCGCGGGAGCGAGTGGAGCGCGACATCCTGGCGTTCCTGCAAGCCATGACCGACCGTGGCCTGGTGAAGGACGGCTCGTGA
- the larC gene encoding nickel pincer cofactor biosynthesis protein LarC codes for MRVVYFDCPSGAAGDMIMAALVDAGAPLEALRAELGKLPLSGWRLLAREVRKGAFRAMKIDVEVDHRAHHPQRSLGDLLAILEESTLAPAVKDQARRIFARLADAEARVHGTSRDAVRFHEVGAVDAIIDVTGGVIGLSLLGVEAVYVSALPLGGGFAEGPHGKIPLPAPGTAELLRGFPIVDTAVQAELVTPTGAAILTTLAAGAGRMPAMTVTSVGYGAGTRDLDAPNVLRCFVGDTGAPTGQETIAQVETTIDDMSPQLYEPLIDRLFEAGALDVFLTPVVMKRSRPGVVVTALGPPDAVGALSRVLFEESSTIGVRWSEWQRARLEREMVTLPTAYGAITFKVSRLEGRIVTVTPEFAEVARIAREKSLPVREVLDQARADARRHLHG; via the coding sequence ATGCGCGTCGTCTACTTCGACTGCCCCAGCGGGGCCGCAGGCGACATGATCATGGCGGCGCTGGTCGACGCCGGGGCGCCGCTGGAGGCCCTCCGCGCCGAGCTCGGCAAGCTGCCCCTGAGCGGGTGGCGGCTCCTGGCGCGGGAGGTGCGCAAGGGCGCCTTCCGCGCGATGAAGATCGACGTCGAGGTCGATCACCGCGCCCACCACCCGCAACGCTCGCTCGGCGACCTCCTCGCCATCCTGGAAGAGAGCACGCTGGCGCCGGCCGTCAAGGACCAGGCCCGGCGCATCTTCGCGCGCCTGGCCGACGCCGAGGCCCGCGTGCACGGGACGAGCCGGGACGCCGTCCGCTTCCACGAGGTAGGGGCCGTGGACGCGATCATCGACGTGACGGGGGGCGTGATCGGGCTGTCGCTCCTGGGCGTCGAAGCGGTGTACGTGTCCGCCCTGCCCCTGGGCGGTGGCTTCGCCGAGGGCCCCCACGGCAAGATCCCCCTGCCGGCGCCGGGGACCGCCGAATTGCTCCGTGGCTTTCCCATCGTCGACACGGCGGTCCAGGCCGAGCTGGTGACGCCGACGGGTGCGGCGATCCTCACCACGCTCGCCGCCGGCGCCGGGCGGATGCCGGCCATGACGGTGACGAGCGTCGGCTACGGCGCCGGCACCAGGGACCTCGACGCGCCCAACGTGCTCCGCTGCTTCGTCGGCGACACCGGTGCCCCGACCGGCCAGGAGACGATCGCCCAGGTGGAGACGACGATCGACGACATGTCCCCACAGCTCTACGAGCCCCTGATCGATCGGCTCTTCGAGGCCGGCGCCCTTGACGTGTTCCTCACCCCCGTCGTCATGAAGCGGAGCCGCCCCGGGGTGGTGGTGACAGCGCTCGGTCCCCCGGATGCGGTGGGGGCGCTCTCGCGCGTGCTCTTCGAGGAGTCGAGTACCATCGGCGTCCGCTGGTCCGAGTGGCAGCGGGCGCGGCTCGAGCGGGAGATGGTCACCCTGCCGACCGCCTACGGGGCCATTACCTTCAAGGTCTCCCGGCTCGAAGGACGGATCGTCACGGTGACCCCGGAGTTCGCCGAGGTGGCGCGCATCGCGCGTGAGAAGTCGCTGCCCGTGCGCGAGGTACTCGACCAGGCGCGCGCCGACGCCCGCCGCCACCTCCACGGCTGA